The Paenibacillus sp. FSL R7-0204 genome includes a region encoding these proteins:
- a CDS encoding cold-shock protein, which translates to MQTGTVKWFNAEKGFGFIEVEGGSDVFVHFSAITGDGFKTLDEGQRVEFNVVQGNRGPQAENVVKL; encoded by the coding sequence ATGCAAACAGGTACAGTTAAATGGTTCAACGCAGAAAAAGGATTCGGTTTCATCGAAGTTGAAGGCGGAAGCGACGTATTCGTTCACTTCAGCGCAATCACTGGCGACGGCTTCAAAACTTTGGACGAAGGCCAACGCGTTGAATTCAACGTTGTTCAAGGCAACCGTGGACCACAAGCCGAAAACGTTGTAAAACTGTAA
- a CDS encoding cold-shock protein, translated as MNYRKKPLEEVPEENTAIWACTNEDCNGWMRDNFAFEHAPSCRLCHSPMVRSMKMLPQLLNSNGDLKSLKKGISIT; from the coding sequence ATGAACTACCGGAAAAAGCCTTTGGAGGAAGTACCGGAAGAAAATACCGCAATTTGGGCCTGTACCAATGAGGATTGTAATGGATGGATGAGGGATAATTTCGCATTTGAACATGCACCTTCCTGCCGTCTCTGTCATTCCCCAATGGTTCGTAGCATGAAGATGCTGCCGCAATTGCTTAATTCAAATGGCGATCTCAAATCGCTTAAGAAAGGTATTTCCATTACCTAG
- a CDS encoding cytochrome ubiquinol oxidase subunit I, with protein sequence MDTVLLSRIQFASTTIFHYFFVPVSIGLALIIAIMETMYVRKGNEEYKRMAQFWGKLFLINFAVGVVTGILQEFQFGMNWSDYSRFVGDVFGAPLAIEALLAFFLESTFIGIWIFGWDKVSKRIHLLSIWLVAFGTMLSAFWILLANSFMQHPVGFQINNGRAEMNDIFALITNGQLLVEFPHTVLAAYATGAFLVTGISAYKLLKKQDVAFFRKSFEIAAIVGVISSFGVAVAGHAQAQYLVETQPMKMAASEALWGESGDPAPWTVFANIDVKNQTNSNEVQVPYLLSFLSYSKFSGDVKGMLELQKEYEVAYGPGDYIPPVKTTFWSFRIMVAAGTLMMLFGVYAIYLMWRKKMDRPNTWFMRFMFWGLLLPPIANTAGWIMTEIGRQPWTVFGLMTTEDSVSPNITSGQVLFSVISFTAIYAILGAVLVGLFVKVIKKGPYAMDNEHGESHDPYNKEG encoded by the coding sequence ATGGATACAGTACTGCTGTCGCGTATACAATTTGCGTCGACGACGATTTTTCATTATTTCTTTGTGCCAGTATCGATCGGACTTGCGCTCATAATTGCCATTATGGAGACCATGTACGTAAGAAAGGGCAATGAAGAGTACAAAAGAATGGCGCAATTCTGGGGGAAGCTATTCCTGATTAACTTCGCAGTAGGTGTAGTAACAGGGATCTTGCAGGAATTCCAGTTCGGAATGAACTGGTCAGATTATTCGCGCTTCGTCGGTGATGTGTTCGGGGCTCCGCTTGCGATTGAAGCCTTGTTGGCCTTCTTCCTGGAGTCCACGTTCATCGGAATCTGGATCTTCGGCTGGGATAAGGTGTCCAAGCGGATTCATCTATTATCCATCTGGCTGGTCGCCTTCGGGACGATGCTGTCGGCATTCTGGATTCTGCTGGCTAACTCGTTCATGCAGCATCCGGTCGGCTTCCAGATTAACAATGGCCGGGCTGAGATGAATGACATCTTCGCACTGATTACGAACGGCCAGCTGCTGGTGGAATTTCCGCATACAGTGCTTGCCGCTTACGCTACAGGCGCCTTCCTGGTAACAGGGATCAGTGCTTACAAATTGCTTAAGAAGCAGGACGTTGCCTTTTTCCGAAAATCATTCGAGATTGCAGCCATTGTAGGGGTTATCTCTTCCTTCGGCGTTGCGGTTGCAGGACATGCACAGGCTCAATATCTGGTAGAGACACAGCCAATGAAGATGGCCGCATCCGAAGCGCTGTGGGGTGAGAGCGGCGACCCGGCACCTTGGACCGTATTTGCCAATATCGATGTGAAGAACCAGACCAACAGCAATGAAGTTCAGGTTCCGTATCTGCTGAGCTTCCTGTCCTACAGTAAATTCTCCGGTGATGTGAAGGGGATGCTGGAGCTGCAGAAGGAGTATGAAGTAGCCTACGGACCAGGAGATTATATTCCGCCCGTCAAAACAACCTTCTGGAGCTTCCGGATCATGGTTGCTGCAGGCACGCTGATGATGCTGTTTGGGGTATATGCTATCTACCTCATGTGGCGCAAAAAGATGGACAGACCGAATACCTGGTTCATGCGCTTCATGTTCTGGGGACTGTTGCTTCCGCCGATTGCCAACACGGCCGGTTGGATTATGACAGAGATCGGGCGTCAGCCATGGACGGTATTCGGACTTATGACTACAGAAGACAGTGTGTCGCCTAATATTACAAGCGGACAGGTGCTTTTCTCGGTGATTTCTTTTACCGCGATCTATGCCATATTGGGTGCAGTGCTGGTCGGCCTGTTCGTCAAAGTGATCAAAAAAGGTCCTTATGCTATGGATAACGAACACGGTGAATCCCACGATCCGTATAACAAGGAGGGCTAA
- the cydB gene encoding cytochrome d ubiquinol oxidase subunit II, translating to MSLNELWFLLIAVLFVGFFFLEGFDFGVGMETQILAKNDTERRILINSIGPFWDANEVWLITGAGAMFAAFPHWYATLFSGFYIPFVFALLALIARGVAFEFRGKRDSKAWQKTWDVCIFFGSFLPPFLLAVVFASFIKGLPIDKDMQMYAGFFDIVNAYTVVAGITVVLLCLVHGLMFTTLRTLGDLQERARKLAQKLLIPLAALLVAFVVMTYTMTDIFDKRGTLLWIVVVLAVAAYLLAGYFMMRKKDGYAFGMTGAVMALSVASIFIGLFPRVMISSLDQAFNLTITNAASGQYSLKVMTIVALTLLPFVLGYQIWSYFIFHKRVHEKEHLEY from the coding sequence ATGTCACTTAATGAATTATGGTTTCTGCTGATTGCGGTGCTGTTCGTCGGATTCTTCTTCCTGGAGGGCTTCGACTTCGGTGTAGGGATGGAGACGCAGATTCTGGCCAAGAATGATACGGAGCGCCGGATACTGATCAATTCGATCGGGCCGTTCTGGGATGCAAATGAGGTATGGCTGATTACGGGTGCCGGTGCAATGTTCGCGGCCTTCCCGCATTGGTATGCTACGCTGTTCAGCGGTTTCTATATACCGTTTGTATTTGCTCTGCTGGCGTTGATCGCACGTGGTGTCGCCTTCGAGTTCAGAGGTAAACGCGATTCCAAGGCTTGGCAGAAAACATGGGATGTCTGCATCTTCTTCGGCAGCTTCCTGCCGCCGTTCCTGCTCGCCGTGGTATTCGCCAGCTTCATCAAGGGCTTGCCGATTGATAAGGATATGCAGATGTATGCCGGATTCTTCGATATCGTTAATGCATATACGGTGGTTGCAGGGATTACGGTTGTCCTGCTGTGTCTGGTACACGGGCTGATGTTCACTACGCTCCGCACGCTTGGAGATCTGCAGGAACGGGCACGTAAGCTGGCCCAGAAGCTGCTGATTCCACTGGCGGCGCTGCTGGTAGCCTTCGTAGTGATGACGTATACTATGACGGATATCTTCGATAAACGCGGAACGCTGCTGTGGATTGTAGTCGTTCTCGCTGTAGCCGCTTATCTGCTGGCCGGATATTTCATGATGAGGAAGAAGGACGGCTATGCCTTCGGAATGACTGGTGCAGTGATGGCGCTGTCTGTTGCATCGATCTTCATCGGACTGTTCCCGCGGGTGATGATCAGTTCGCTGGATCAGGCATTCAACCTGACCATTACGAATGCGGCCTCCGGCCAATATTCGCTGAAGGTGATGACGATTGTAGCGCTGACTCTGCTGCCGTTCGTGCTGGGCTATCAGATATGGAGTTATTTCATCTTCCACAAACGGGTTCATGAGAAGGAGCATCTTGAATACTAA
- the cydD gene encoding thiol reductant ABC exporter subunit CydD, producing MDKNLLGYKGVKPVFLLVGFLTLVQSFSILLLAKSLAEAVSALFAGEPLKEQGARALLFLLAFLVRHACAMLMSRAAYRFAEATGSSMRRQMMDKLFQLGPRLAGDRGTGNMVTLVLEGVTKFRTYLELIIPRMVGMAVTPALLLVYVFTLDTSSGVILTLTMPIIIVFMILIGMTARKQMDRQLKSYRTLSNHFVDSLRGLETLKFLGRSRSHSESIAKVSDRYRSATMRTLRVAFLSSFALDFFTMLSVASVAVSLGLRLVNEQMTLVTGLTILILAPEYFLPVRLVGADFHATLDGKEAGEAMKDIIDRETVQAKLLEPGGQKEMAGLGGAWSDDFFTWNNKSHLKLDGVGVTYEADGVTSLEAVHLEFSGYRKIGIIGESGAGKSTLIDILGGFLHPTSGALTINGGLVSALTDEGWRKQTAYIPQRPYIFSGTLADNVRFYYPEASQEAVAAALESAGLSKLVSSLPEGLNEMIGGGGRSLSGGQEQRVALARALLSSRPIMLLDEPTAHLDIETEYELKETMLPLFEGKLVFLATHRLHWMTDMDLIVVMQQGRVAEIGTHDELTARRGAYYELIQSQLEGIH from the coding sequence ATGGATAAAAATTTGCTTGGGTACAAAGGAGTTAAGCCCGTCTTTCTGCTGGTTGGCTTCCTAACCCTGGTGCAAAGCTTCTCCATTCTTCTGCTGGCGAAGTCGCTGGCAGAAGCTGTCTCTGCGCTGTTTGCGGGAGAACCGCTGAAGGAACAAGGGGCTAGAGCGCTCTTGTTCCTTCTTGCGTTTCTTGTGCGTCATGCCTGTGCTATGCTGATGAGCCGGGCGGCGTACCGCTTCGCGGAAGCGACCGGCAGCAGCATGCGGAGACAGATGATGGACAAGCTGTTCCAGTTAGGACCAAGACTGGCTGGCGACCGGGGGACCGGAAATATGGTCACATTAGTCCTTGAAGGAGTAACGAAGTTCCGCACATACCTGGAGCTGATTATTCCACGGATGGTCGGTATGGCGGTAACACCCGCTCTGCTGCTTGTCTATGTGTTCACCCTGGATACGTCCAGCGGTGTCATTCTTACCTTAACGATGCCGATCATTATTGTATTCATGATCCTGATCGGGATGACGGCCCGCAAGCAGATGGACCGTCAGCTGAAGTCTTACCGTACCTTATCGAATCACTTTGTGGATTCGCTGCGCGGTCTGGAGACGCTGAAATTCCTTGGACGAAGCCGCAGTCACAGTGAGAGTATCGCCAAGGTCAGTGACCGCTACCGTTCAGCAACTATGCGTACGCTGCGAGTGGCCTTCCTGTCCTCGTTCGCACTGGATTTCTTCACCATGCTGTCTGTCGCTTCGGTAGCGGTAAGCCTTGGTCTGCGTCTGGTCAATGAACAGATGACGCTGGTTACCGGACTGACGATCCTGATTCTCGCGCCGGAATATTTCCTGCCGGTGCGGCTGGTGGGTGCAGATTTCCATGCCACATTGGACGGCAAGGAAGCTGGCGAAGCAATGAAGGACATCATTGACCGTGAGACCGTCCAGGCGAAGCTGCTGGAGCCGGGTGGGCAGAAGGAGATGGCGGGCCTGGGCGGAGCTTGGTCAGACGACTTTTTCACGTGGAACAATAAGAGCCACCTGAAGCTTGACGGGGTAGGCGTGACCTATGAAGCGGACGGAGTGACGTCACTGGAAGCTGTTCATCTTGAATTCAGCGGCTATCGCAAGATTGGCATTATCGGGGAGAGCGGCGCAGGCAAGTCTACACTCATAGATATTCTGGGCGGCTTCCTGCATCCAACCTCTGGAGCGCTTACGATTAATGGAGGCCTGGTCAGTGCGCTGACCGATGAGGGATGGCGGAAGCAGACGGCTTATATTCCGCAGCGCCCGTATATCTTCAGCGGCACGCTGGCTGATAATGTCCGGTTCTATTATCCCGAGGCTTCGCAGGAGGCTGTAGCTGCCGCGCTGGAGTCAGCCGGTTTATCGAAGCTGGTGTCCTCGCTGCCGGAAGGTCTGAACGAAATGATCGGCGGCGGCGGCCGTTCGCTCAGCGGCGGACAGGAGCAGCGTGTGGCTCTGGCCCGCGCTCTGCTGAGCAGCCGCCCGATCATGCTGCTGGATGAGCCGACGGCCCATCTGGACATTGAGACGGAATATGAGCTGAAGGAGACGATGCTGCCCCTGTTCGAAGGCAAGCTGGTATTCCTGGCTACACACCGCCTGCACTGGATGACCGACATGGATCTGATTGTCGTTATGCAGCAGGGACGGGTGGCTGAAATAGGCACACACGACGAGCTGACTGCGCGGAGGGGTGCTTATTATGAGCTTATTCAAAGTCAATTGGAGGGAATCCATTGA